In Streptomyces camelliae, the sequence GCGACGGGCAGCTCCCAGAGCACCGGCACCACGGGTGCGACGGGCACGTCCGGTACGACCGGCGGCGCCAAGGGCGCCTCTGGCGGCACGACGGGTACGACCGGCTCCTCCACCTCGGGGGCGACCGGATCGGCGCTCACGAGCCAGCTGGGGGGCCTCTACAACGTCCTGGACAACGTCCCGACCGCCGTCGGTGTGAACGGCCAGGGCATCGGCTCCAACTCCTGGGTCGTCTCCGGGCGCTACACCATCACCGGCAAGCCCCTGCTCGCCAACGACCCGCACCTGTCGGCGTCGCTGCCGTCCGTCTGGTACCAGATGGGCCTGCACTGCCGCACCGTCTCCAGCAGCTGCCCGTACGACGTCACCGGCTACACCTTTGCCGGCATGCCCGGTGTGATCATCGGTCACAACGCGAACATCGCCTGGGGCATGACCAACTCCGGCGTCGACGTCACCGACCTCTACCTGGAGAAGGTGACCGCCAACGGCTACCTGTACGACGGCAAGGTCCGGCCCTTCAAGACCCGCGAGGAGACCATCAAGGTCGCCGGCGGCTCGGCCAAGACGATCGTCGTCCGCCAGACCCAGGACGGGATGCCGCTGCTGTCCGACCGCGACGACGAACTCGTCCAGGTCGGCAAGAAGGCCACGGTCAACACCGCCGCACCCGACCGCGGTGACGGCTACGGCGTCGCCCTGAGGTGGACCGCGCTCGACCCGGGCACCTCGATGGACGCCGTCTTCGCCCTCGACAAGGCGTCCGGCTGGAGTGAGTTCCGCCAGGCCGCCGCCCAGTTCGACGTGCCCTCGCAGAACCTGGTCTACGCCGACACCGACGGCCACATCGGCTACACGCTGCCCGGCAAGATCCCCACGCGCTCCTCGGTGGACGACGGCTCCGTCCCGGCGCCGGGATGGCAGTCGAAGTACCGCTGGACCGGCTTCATCAAGCAGGACGAACTGCCCTACGAGTTCGACCCCGCGCGCGGGTACATCGTCACCGCCAACCAGGCCGTGGTCGACAAGGCCGCGTACCCGTACACGCTCACCGCCGACTGGGGCTACGGCACGCGCAGCCAGCGCATCACCGACCTGATCGAGTCCAAGATCAAGGACGGCGGCAAGATCTCCACCGACGACATGCGGCAGATGCAGCTGGACAACAGCAGCGAGATCGCCAAGCTCCTGGTGCCGAAGCTGCTGAAGATCAACCTGGACGACAAGAACGTCCGCCAGGCGCAGAAGCTGCTGGAGGGCTGGGACTACACCCAGGAATCCGACTCGGCGGCGGCCGCGTACTTCAACGCCGTCTGGCGCAACATCCTCAAGCTCGCCTTCGGCAACAAGCTCCCCAAGGAGCTGCGCGTCAAGGGACAGTGCCTGTGGGTCGACAAGATCGACAGCACCGGTCCGGTCGACGACAACACCAAGGTGCGCGAGTGCGGCCAGCGCGACGCCGACCAGGCGCAGCCGGACGGCGGCGACCGCTGGTTCGAGGTCGTGCGCAACCTGATGGACAAGCCGGACAGCGACTGGTGGAAGACCCCCAAGTCCGGCACCCGTCCCGCCGCGACCACCATGGACCAGCTCTTCGCCCGCGCCATGATCGACGCCCGCTGGGAGCTGACCGCCAAGCTCGGCAAGGACATCGACACCTGGAGCTGGGGCCGCCTGCACCGCCTGTTCCTGAAGAACCAGACGCTCGGCACCGACGGCCCCAAGGTCCTGCAGTACATCCTCAACCGCGGCCCCTGGAAGCTCAGCGGTGGCGAGGCCACGGTCAACGCGACCGGCTGGAACGCCGCCGGCGGCTACGGCGTCGTCTGGGTGCCGT encodes:
- a CDS encoding penicillin acylase family protein — its product is MPPNTTATTGDKPAKSGRKKGRKARLIVLVLVLAIIGGIAYGAYWSISTVRASFPQTKGTITLQGLSGPVDVKRDGNGIPQIYASSDEDLFMAQGFVQAQDRFYEMDVRRHMTSGRLSEMFGKSQVKNDEFLRTLGWDRIAKQEYDTKLSAATKRYLDAYAKGVNAYLQGKDGKDISLEYAALSFTNDYTPQPWTPVDSISWLKAMAWDLRGNMQDEIDRALMTSRLGPQQIQDLYPEYPYGRNKPIVQEGQYSELSKTFRQSGATGSSQSTGTTGATGTSGTTGGAKGASGGTTGTTGSSTSGATGSALTSQLGGLYNVLDNVPTAVGVNGQGIGSNSWVVSGRYTITGKPLLANDPHLSASLPSVWYQMGLHCRTVSSSCPYDVTGYTFAGMPGVIIGHNANIAWGMTNSGVDVTDLYLEKVTANGYLYDGKVRPFKTREETIKVAGGSAKTIVVRQTQDGMPLLSDRDDELVQVGKKATVNTAAPDRGDGYGVALRWTALDPGTSMDAVFALDKASGWSEFRQAAAQFDVPSQNLVYADTDGHIGYTLPGKIPTRSSVDDGSVPAPGWQSKYRWTGFIKQDELPYEFDPARGYIVTANQAVVDKAAYPYTLTADWGYGTRSQRITDLIESKIKDGGKISTDDMRQMQLDNSSEIAKLLVPKLLKINLDDKNVRQAQKLLEGWDYTQESDSAAAAYFNAVWRNILKLAFGNKLPKELRVKGQCLWVDKIDSTGPVDDNTKVRECGQRDADQAQPDGGDRWFEVVRNLMDKPDSDWWKTPKSGTRPAATTMDQLFARAMIDARWELTAKLGKDIDTWSWGRLHRLFLKNQTLGTDGPKVLQYILNRGPWKLSGGEATVNATGWNAAGGYGVVWVPSMRMVVNLADLDKSKWINLSGASGHAFSAHYTDQTSKWAKGELLPWSFSAGAVDKSTSDTLVLKP